From Sodalis glossinidius str. 'morsitans', the proteins below share one genomic window:
- a CDS encoding excisionase, whose protein sequence is MAYITLSEWNRRQAHPHCMETLRRAARGGRFFPPAIFEGREYLVDENAEKLTRNNTFNPSRTVHPALLSRIKHGTPEKP, encoded by the coding sequence ATGGCATACATCACATTATCCGAGTGGAATCGGCGGCAAGCCCATCCGCACTGTATGGAAACACTTAGACGCGCAGCCCGAGGCGGACGTTTTTTCCCGCCAGCCATATTTGAAGGTCGAGAATATTTAGTTGACGAAAACGCCGAGAAGCTTACCCGAAACAATACCTTCAACCCATCCAGAACTGTTCACCCCGCATTACTATCGAGGATAAAACATGGCACGCCGGAGAAGCCATAA